In a single window of the Papaver somniferum cultivar HN1 chromosome 8, ASM357369v1, whole genome shotgun sequence genome:
- the LOC113305523 gene encoding uncharacterized protein LOC113305523: protein MYTGYKILILKNDKTRFTAKYEEDGYSWRIHFGPVNGDISRFVLKESNVIHSCGVGLRLKSPVVTTKLVKHLIVDSIQGDPTLKPKQIMSLLKKTYGSNIKYHHARRGKEAVFEYQYGDDEKSYSDLNWYVKSIEKTNHDSFVKLEVDEETGRFKRIFTCFGACKHSYKYLRPMIYLDATFLIGRFRGTLIAATCVNGNDGFHPYSFAIVLSENKGNWFWFLDNLQQVVDDRPTCNLPIGKGDANYNAVIDLFYKAAYSYTAANFEEALRGMHAIGCGHVANYLRTIPKEKWANAFFHVYIYAAHSSSISESFNNWILEFKKMPAFALLDAIRLKVMQMKSKRRIEGLENFNTRLTLVYEDLLNENINIGRTWTVVESMEGLYEVRSPRTHSVDLLERTCTCHMWQVNGFPCAHACVAIQSTREDIYSFVEPYFTTEWYNNTYQEIVFPIPNYDKPQSYDPSDRIIVPIPVPPPGRRREQRFNKVWEKKKRPMMCTKCFTLGNHNRATCPMP, encoded by the exons ATGTATACTGGTTACAAGATTCTTATTCTTAAAAACGACAAGACTCGTTTTACTGCGAAGTACGAAGAAGATGGTTATAgttggaggattcactttgggcCTGTGAATGGTGACATTTCTCGGTTTGTGCTGAAAGAATCTAACGTTATTCACAG ctGTGGTGTTGGTTTAAGGTTGAAGAGTCCTGTggtgacaaccaagttagttAAGCATTTGATCGTTGATAGTATACAGGGTGATCCCACTTTAAAACCCAAACAGATCATGTCACTCTTGAAGAAGACTTATGGGTCAaatattaagtatcaccatgcccgtaGAGGGAAAGAAGCTGTATTTGAATATCAATATGGTGACGACGAGAAGTCGTATAGCGATTTAAATTGGTATGTGAAAtccattgagaaaactaatcatGATAGCTTTGTGAAActcgaagttgatgaagaaactgGAAGATTTAAGCGGATTTTCACCTGTTTCGGTGCTTGCAAGCATAGCTATAAGTATCTCAggcccatgatttacttggacgctACTTTCCTCATTGGTAGATTCAGGGGTACTTTGATAGCTGCAACATGTGTCAATGGAAATGATGGTTTTCACCCATATTCCTTTGCTATTGTTTTATCTGAAAACAAAGgcaattggttttggtttctggatAATCTTCAACAAGTGGTTGATGATCGTCCGACt TgcaatctccctattggaaaaggTGATGCGAATTACAATGCCgttattgatttgttttacaaagctgCTTACTCTTACACAGCAGCGAACTTTGAAGAAGCTTTGAGGGGCATGCATGCAATTGGTTGTGGACATGTTGCTAATTATCTCAGGACCATTCCAAAGGAGAAATGGGCAAATGCATTTTTCCATGTATACATATATGCTGCTCACTCTTCATCTATTTCCGAGTCATTCAATAACTGGATTCTTGAGTTCAAAAAGATGCCTGCTTTTGCTCTTCTCGATGCGATACg TTTGAAGGTTATGCAGATGAAATCTAAGAGAAGGATAGAAGGTCTTGAAAATTTTAACACTAGGCTCACTCTCGTATACGAGGATTTACTAAACGAGAACATCAacattggtcgtacttggactGTTGTTGAGTCTATGGAAGGATTATATGAAGTCAGGTCTCCCCGCACTCATTCTGTAGATCTGTTGGAGAGAACTTGTACGTGTCACATGTGGCAAGTAAATGGTTTTCCCTGCGCACATGCTTGTGTTGCCATTCAATCTACAAGGGAGGACATCTattcatttgttgagccatacttcACCACTGAATGGTACAACAATACATACCAAGAGATCGTCTTTCCAATCCCCAATTATGACAAGCCGCAgtcttatgatcctagtgataggatTATTGTTCCTATTCCTGTGCCTCCACCCGGTAGACGAAGAGAACAGCGTTTCAATAAGGTTTGGGAGAAGAAAAAGAGGcctatgatgtgcacaaagtgcttcacTCTTGGTAACCACAACAGAGCTACCTGCCCCATGCCTTGA
- the LOC113306877 gene encoding uncharacterized protein LOC113306877, with product MLGLVKPSSNFRHGNEMLTLRTRALNIFTIPTTTTLNHSFRKSRFPSFMASAISTTSEEPTTKNFVVQHPVQVAKRLEKFKTTIFTQMSMLAIKHGAINLGQGFPNFDGPEFVKDAAIQAIKEGKNQYARGYGVPDLNSAVAARFKKDSGLVVDPEKEVTITSGCTEAIAATMLGLINPGDEVILFAPFYDSYEATLSMAGANIKSITLRPPNFSVPIDEFKSIISKNTRAILLNTPHNPTGKMFSREELETITSLCIENDVLVFSDEVYDKLAFEEDHISIASLPGMYERTVTMNSLGKTFSVTGWKIGWAIAPPHLTWGVRQAHSYLTFATSTPMQFAAAEALRTSETYYEEMKKDYMHKKEILVEGLKDVGFVVHPSSGTYFVIVDHTPFGFENDVAFCEYLIKEVGVVAIPTSVFYLNPEDGKNLVRFTFCKDGDTLRAAVERMKAKLRK from the exons ATGCTGGGTTTAGTCAAACCCTCATCAAATTTCAGACATGGGAATGAAATGTTAACACTGAGAACAAGAGCATTAAACATTTTCACAATACCCACAACAACAACTTTAAACCACAGTTTCAGAAAAAGCAGATTCCCTTCTTTCATGGCTTCCGCAATTTCAACAACTTCCGAAGAACCCACCACTAAAAATTTCGTCGTTCAGCATCCTGTACAG GTTGCAAAGCGCTTGGAGAAGTTTAAGACTACAATCTTCACACAAATGAGCATGCTTGCGATCAAGCATGGAGCGATAAACCTCGGCCAAGGCTTTCCCAACTTTGATGGCCCTGAATTTGTGAAAGACGCCGCAATCCAAGCTATTAAAGAGGGGAAAAACCAATATGCCCGGGGATATGGTGTTCCAGATCTCAACTCTGCAGTGGCTGCCAGGTTCAAGAAAGACTCGGGACTGGTGGTGGACCCTGAAAAGGAAGTCACTATCACTTCAGGATGCACTGAAGCCATTGCTGCTACCATGTTAGGCTTGATAAACCCCGGCGATGAGGTCATCCTTTTTGCCCCTTTTTATGATTCTTACGAAGCTACCCTTTCCATGGCTGGAGCCAATATAAAATCCATTACCCTCCGGCCTCCCAATTTCTCAGTTCCAATTGATGAGTTCAAGTCTATCATCTCAAAGAATACTCGTGCAATACTTCTAAACACACCACACAACCCCACGGGGAAAATGTTCAGCCGAGAGGAATTGGAAACTATTACATCTCTCTGTATAGAAAATGATGTGTTGGTTTTCTCAGATGAAGTTTATGATAAGTTGGCATTCGAGGAAGATCACATTTCTATAGCTTCACTTCCTGGCATGTACGAGAGGACTGTCACCATGAATTCCCTCGGAAAGACATTTTCTGTAACAGGTTGGAAGATTGGTTGGGCTATAGCTCCACCACATCTGACATGGGGAGTAAGACAGGCACACTCTTACCTCACTTTTGCTACATCAACTCCAATGCAGTTTGCCGCTGCGGAAGCTCTTCGAACCTCGGAAACTTATTATGAAGAAATGAAGAAGGATTACATGCATAAGAAGGAGATATTGGTAGAAGGACTTAAAGATGTAGGTTTTGTGGTCCACCCTTCAAGTGGTACTTACTTTGTCATCGTTGATCATACCCCTTTCGGGTTTGAAAATGATGTCGCCTTCTGCGAATATCTGATTAAGGAAGTGGGAGTTGTCGCAATTCCTACGAGTGTATTCTATCTTAATCCAGAGGATGGTAAGAATTTGGTGAGGTTCACATTCTGCAAGGACGGGGATACTCTTAGGGCAGCAGTCGAAAGAATGAAAGCGAAGTTGAGAAAATGA